A portion of the Callithrix jacchus isolate 240 chromosome 21, calJac240_pri, whole genome shotgun sequence genome contains these proteins:
- the AGPAT3 gene encoding 1-acyl-sn-glycerol-3-phosphate acyltransferase gamma gives MGLLAFLKTQFVLHLLVGFVFVVSGLVINFVQLCTLALWPVSKQLYRRLNCRLAYSLWSQLVMLLEWWSCTECTLFTDQATVERFGKEHAVIILNHNFEIDFLCGWTMCERYGVLGSSKVLAKKELLYVPLIGWTWYFLEIVFCKRKWEEDRDTVIEGLRRLSDYPEYMWFLLYCEGTRFTETKHRVSMEVAAAKGLPVLKYHLLPRTKGFTTAVKCLRGTVAAVYDVTLNFRGRKNPSLLGILYGKKYEADMCVRRFPLEEIPLDEKEAAQWLHKLYQEKDALQEMYNQKGVFPGEQFKPARRPWTLLNFLSWATILLSPLFSFVLGVFASGSPLLILTFLGFVGAASFGVRRLIGVTEIEKGSSYGNQEFKKKE, from the exons ATGGGCCTGCTGGCCTTCCTGAAGACCCAGTTCGTGCTGCACCTGCTGGTCGGCTTCGTCTTCGTGGTGAGCGGTCTGGTCATCAACTTCGTCCAGCTGTGCACGCTGGCGCTCTGGCCGGTCAGCAAGCAGCTCTACCGCCGCCTCAACTGCCGCCTCGCCTACTCACTCTGGAGCC AGCTGGTCATGCTGCTGGAGTGGTGGTCCTGCACCGAGTGCACGCTGTTCACAGACCAGGCCACAGTGGAGCGCTTCGGGAAGGAGCATGCAGTCATCATCCTCAACCACAACTTCGAGATCGACTTCCTCTGTGGGTGGACCATGTGTGAGCGCTACGGCGTGCTGGGG aGCTCCAAGGTCCTCGCTAAGAAGGAGCTGCTGTACGTGCCCCTCATCGGCTGGACGTGGTACTTTCTGGAGATCGTGTTCTGCAAGCGGAAGTGGGAGGAGGACCGGGACACAGTCATCGAGGGGCTGAGGCGCCTGTCCGACTACCCTGAGTACATGTGG TTTCTCCTGTACTGTGAGGGGACGCGCTTCACGGAGACCAAGCACCGTGTCAGCATGGAGGTGGCCGCCGCCAAGGGGCTGCCTGTCCTCAAGTACCACCTGCTGCCGCGGACGAAGGGCTTCACCACCGCGGTCAAGTGCCTCCGGGGGACAG TCGCAGCTGTCTATGACGTAACCCTGAACTTCAGAGGGAGGAAGAACCCGTCCCTGCTGGGCATCCTCTACGGGAAGAAGTACGAGGCGGACATGTGTGTGAG GAGATTTCCTCTGGAAGAGATCCCGCTGGACGAAAAGGAGGCGGCTCAGTGGCTTCATAAACTGTACCAGGAGAAG GACGCACTCCAGGAGATGTATAATCAGAAGGGCGTGTTTCCAGGGGAGCAGTTTAAGCCTGCCCGGAGGCCCTGGACCCTCCTCAACTTCCTCTCCTGGGCCACCATTCTCCTGTCCCCCCTCTTCAGTTTTGTCTTGGGTGTCTTTGCCAGCGGATCACCCCTCCTGATCCTGACATTCTTGGGGTTTGTGGGAGCAG CTTCCTTTGGAGTTCGCAGACTCATAGGAGTGACTGAGATAGAGAAAGGCTCCAGCTACGGAAACCAGGAgtttaagaaaaaggaataa